The proteins below come from a single Metarhizium brunneum chromosome 1, complete sequence genomic window:
- the denD_0 gene encoding D-erythronate dehydrogenase, which produces MRVLVTGAAGFIGQLVAKALLNDDKGTYTVILTDVVEPPVPKGVRFPDNAKCIKVDLLTGSSSVVDDDLDAVYVLHGIMSAGAEADFELGMRVNFDATRALLDALRQTCPGVRTIFTSSQAVYGGEFAEPVDESVHPTPQSSYGAEKMMCEYLINEYTRLGFINGLVLRLPTISVRPGKPTAAASSFLSGMIREPMQGLPCTIPLRDRAFRHWLCSPRTLVGNLLHALTLPRDALPVYNRVLNAPGMGVCVQDMMDSLARVGGEDKLELLMEEDDDKLKGILYSWPTKFDNTKALGLGFKRDDSFDDIVMDFKRELESLGPA; this is translated from the exons ATGCGTGTCCTTGTAACTGGTGCTGCCGGCTTCATCGGCCAGCTCGTCGCCAAGGCCCTTCTCAATGACGACAAGGGCACTTACACGGTCATTCTGACGGATGTCGTGGAGCCCCCGGTCCCCAAGGGAGTCAGGTTTCCGGATAATGCAAAGTGTATCAAAGTGGACTTGCTTACCGGCTCTTCCAGCGTTGTGGATGATGATTTGGATGCTGTCTACGTCCTTCATGGCATCATGTCGGCTGGTGCCGAGGCGGACTTTGAGCTAG GCATGAGGGTCAACTTCGACGCAACCCGCGccctcctcgacgccctccGCCAGACCTGTCCCGGCGTGCGAACAATCTTCACATCCAGCCAGGCCGTGTACGGCGGCGAGTTTGCCGAGCCGGTAGATGAATCCGTGCACCCTACGCCGCAATCTTCCTACGGCGCGGAGAAAATGATGTGCGAATACCTCATCAACGAATACACCCGCCTGGGCTTCATAAACGGCCTTGTTCTCCGGCTTCCCACCATCTCGGTGAGACCGGGCAAACCTACAGCGGCCGCTTCAAGCTTCTTGTCCGGCATGATTCGCGAGCCGATGCAGGGTCTGCCGTGTACCATTCCCCTAAGGGACCGCGCCTTCAGGCACTGGCTATGTTCGCCAAGAACCCTCGTGGGCAATCTTCTTCATGCGTTGACCCTGCCGAGGGATGCGCTGCCCGTGTATAATCGGGTTTTGAACGCGCCCGGGATGGGTGTTTGTGTGCAGGATATGATGGATTCTTTAGCGAGGGTAGGCGGAGAAGACAAGTTGGAGTTGTtgatggaggaggacgatgacAAGTTGAAGGGGATATTGTACTCGTGGCCGACAAAGTTTGACAACACCAAGGCGTTGGGATTGGGGTTCAAGAGGGATGACTCGTTTGACGATATTGTCATGGACTTTAAACGAGAACTTGAGTCTTTGGGGCCTGCCTAG
- the Ppp4r3b gene encoding Serine/threonine-protein phosphatase 4 regulatory subunit 3B, with translation MDDNDKSPRDGTEDKHRGQVLPRYTADKSTHNFQLPKPVVAVRSRALPTWTSNPSALSFVSVPVLAPNPHLIVISSELSLSAALLSHAAHLAVISCPALRSRSLLLLSTAQPDPSPDRWSPAAAFAWRKQASQPNARWRLTRQPIRHSQPRGLAFIKPLPTRPPENIGHLSSPFSTRRPSDPADRTLPQQPAPPPVAVVACASCSPGAQQNRTVAALTILSHETPLPELSLQQHLDIAPDLAATYRPLATEADSEPVMMAQQVPHQATDKKRVKVYELRDNDWFDRGTGFCTAAFATTEDGQKDPRVIVESEDQPNRLLLETKIQKEDGFQKQQETLIVWQEPGSGVDMALSFQEAEGCALIWRFVSNVQQTFQNTIAGDDGLSDDLAIEVPATISLPAAELGNLPEIESGMRFMSSSANGRDALAKFIMADDYIGKLIPLVEMAEDLESLPDLHRLCNIMKTIILLNDTTIIEHAVSDECVLGVVGALEYDPDFPSHKANHRHWLDNQGRYKEVVRIEDEQTRQKIHQTYRLQYLKDVVLARILDDPTFSVLNSLIFFNQVDILQHLQSNSEFLNELFGIFNIRRPDQKKRKDAVLFIQQCCAIAKNIQPPARQSLYNNFIAHGLLQVIHFGLKHGDVAVRVGATDILVSIIDHDPQMIRQTIYRQMHENTPSLVDSLIELLLVEVDLGVKSQISEALKVLLDQGIPPPGPEFARMNGEFPGRPRPQPAADPQQELFLTRFYERSVLKLFKPLLELDNKTGLEFSVQQASMFTYLVEISCFFIRQHHRFSRYFVMNHNIIQRVSRLLKNPEKYLRLVAIRFFRNIIGMQEEFYIKQVVEKQALGPALEVLAETLPRDNLLSSACLELFEFIKKENLRDLVKYLVANHRDLMTSLSYLTTFKDMIQRYDQTQGYTANMDYFLEENDEMARKPPPHTRLMEHITVDPSEEEYWNTSDPEDDDEEHRPDVRDKILPSNGPLTPSKPLVDYPSDEESDENSNTEGDTATKANNGPEESAATRRPSLPSVASPPERLSEKRRREEDEEDEIGKLMHNKRRNSSSSESNFATGSRMTPKRKPFGGGSGNGKIAISLSTAVRTGGGSRPDEES, from the exons ATGGACGATAACGATAAGAGCCCAAGGGACGGCACCGAGGACAAGCACCGAGGACAAGTACTACCGAGGTACACAGCGGACAAGTCTACA CACAACTTTCAACTGCCCAagcccgtcgtcgccgtgcgGTCACGCGCTTTGCCCACTTGGACATCCAACCCATCGGCTTTGTCCTTTGTCTCTGTCCCTGTCCTTGCACCAAACCCTcacctcatcgtcatcagctCGGAACTCTCCCTCTCCGCAGCCTTGCTGTCGCACGCTGCGCACCTCGCCGTCATCTCGTGCCCTGCGCTGCGGTCCCGTTCGCTCCTGCTGTTGTCGACAGCCCAGCCCGACCCGAGCCCCGACCGGTGGTCGCCTGCGGCGGCATTTGCGTGGCGCAAGCAGGCATCGCAGCCGAATGCTCGCTGGCGGTTAACTCGCCAACCCATCCGACATTCGCAACCTCGCGGCCTCGCCTTCATCAAACCCCTCCCCACGCGGCCGCCCGAGAACATTGGCCATCTCTCATCTCCTTTTTCGACCCGGCGACCCAGCGACCCGGCAGACCGCACCCTCCCCCAACAGCCTGCCCCTCCTCCCGTCGCCGTAGTCGCGTGTGCGTCCTGCTCTCCAGGCGCGCAACAGAACAGAACCGTGGCGGCGCTTACGATCCTGAGCCACGAGACTCCGCTGCCCGAACTCTCCCTCCAGCAGCATCTCGACATTGCCCCGGACTTGGCTGCTACGTATAGGCCGCTCGCCACGGAGGCGGACTCCGAGccggtgatgatggcacAGCAGGTGCCTCATCAGGCGACGGATAAGAAGCGCGTCAAGGTCTACGAATTGCGTGACAATGATTGGTTCGATCGCGGCACAGGCTTTTGCACCGCAGCCTTTGCGACT ACCGAAGATGGGCAGAAGGATCCACGAGTCATCGTTGAGTCTGAGGACCAGCCAAACCGACTACTCCTAGAGACCAAGATTCAAAAAGAGGATGGATTCCAAAAGCAGCAAG AAACCCTCATCGTGTGGCAAGAACCCGGAAGTGGAGTGGACATGGCTCTCAGCTTCCAGGAGGCCGAAGGATGTGCTCTGATATG GCGATTTGTGAGCAATGTGCAGCAAACGTTCCAGAATACAATTGCTGGCGACGACGGGCTTTCAGACGATTTGGCCATCGAGGTCCCCGCGACAATCAGCCTCCCTGCCGCGGAACTGGGCAACCTGCCCGAAATCGAATCCGGCATGCGTTTCATGAGCTCGAGTGCCAACGGTCGCGACGCGCTTGCCAAGTTCATCATGGCGGATGACTACATTGGGAAGTTGATTCCCTTGGTTGAAATGGCTGAGGACCTCGAGAGTCTACCCGACCTCCATCGACTCTGCAACATCATGAAGACAATCATCCTCTTGAACGACACAACCATCATTGAGCACGCTGTATCAGACGAATGTGTCCTTGGTGTAGTCGGTGCCTTGGAATACGACCCTGATTTTCCTAGCCACAAAGCCAATCATCGACACTGGCTTGATAACCAAGGCCGATACAAGGAGGTTGTCCGGATTGAAGACGAGCAGACGCGGCAAAAGATTCATCAGACATACCGGCTTCAGTATCTCAAAGATGTTGTTCTTGCACGGATTCTCGATGACCCAACCTTTTCGGTTCTGAACTCGTTGATTTTCTTTAACCAGGTTGATATCCTCCAACATCTGCAGTCAAATTCCGAATTTTTGAACGAACTTTTCGGTATATTCAATATTCGACGACCTGatcagaagaagaggaaggacGCTGTTCTGTTCATCCAACAGTGCTGCGCCATTGCAAAGAATATCCAACCTCCAGCGAGGCAGTCCCTTTATAACAACTTCATTGCTCACGGCCTGCTCCAAGTCATCCACTTCGGGTTGAAACACGGAGACGTTGCAGTTCGAGTCGGCGCCACCGATATCTTGGTCTCCATTATTGACCATGACCCGCAAATGATTCGACAGACAATTTATCGCCAGATGCATGAAAATACACCATCACTGGTTGACTCATTGATTGAACTCCTTCTTGTAGAGGTTGACTTGGGTGTCAAGTCCCAAATCTCAGAGGCTCTCAAGGTCCTCCTAGATCAGGGAATCCCTCCGCCAGGACCAGAGTTCGCCCGTATGAATGGTGAATTTCCTGGCCGGCCCCGGCCTCAACCGGCGGCGGACCCTCAACAGGAACTCTTCCTCACTCGGTTCTATGAACGATCTGTGCTGAAGCTTTTTAAGCCGTTGTTGGAACTCGATAACAAGACGGGTTTGGAATTTTCAGTACAGCAAGCCTCCATGTTCACATATCTCGTCGAAATTTCATGTTTCTTTATCCGTCAGCATCATCGATTCAGCCGATATTTCGTCATGAATCATAACATCATTCAGCGTGTTTCACGGCTTCTCAAAAACCCAGAGAAGTATTTGCGACTAG TTGCCATACGGTTCTTCCGTAACATCATTGGAATGCAAGAGGAATTCTATATCAAGCAAGTCGTCGAGAAGCAGGCCTTGGGCCCTGCGCTGGAAGTTCTTGCAGAAACTTTGCCAAGAGACAATCTGCTAAGCTCGGCATGCCTAGAGCTGTTTGAATTCATCAAGAAGGAGAATCTGAGGGACTTGGTAAAATATCTGGTTGCGAACCATAGGGACCTCATGACCAGTTTGAGCTACTTGACGACTTTCAAGGACATGATTCAGCGATACGACCAGACCCAAGGATACACCGCCAATATGGACTACTTCCTAGAGGAAAACGACGAAATGGCCCGGAAACCCCCTCCCCATACGAGGTTGATGGAGCATATCACTGTGGACCCAAGCGAAGAAGAGTACTGGAACACCTCAGAccctgaagatgatgatgaggagcaCCGCCCAGATGTGCGCGACAAGATCTTGCCCAGCAATGGACCCCTAACACCTTCCAAACCTCTTGTCGACTACCCATCGGATGAAGAGAGCGATGAAAATTCCAACACGGAAGGTGACACTGCTACAAAGGCCAATAATGGCCCAGAGGAGTCGGCAGCCACCAGAAGACCCAGCCTCCCGTCTGTTGCATCACCGCCTGAACGATTGTCCGAAAAACGCCGCCgcgaagaggatgaagaggatgagATAGGGAAGCTCATGCATAACAAACGCCGGAACAGTAGTTCGTCCGAGTCGAATTTCGCGACGGGTTCGCGGATGACCCCTAAACGAAAGCCGTTTGGGGGCGGCTCTGGAAATGGCAAGATTGCCATAAGCCTATCGACGGCAGTGAGGACAGGGGGGGGATCAAGGCCAGATGAGGAGTCATAA
- the AFG2 gene encoding ATPase family protein, protein MVKKSIDAKVRPLANPALEKASLLGAARLYVSKESLIALTNGLENGRPCVVEKLEDQAQGPVRREASLWILPEKNLSPNVVMMTRAFQDATGFRIGDQVRISLLESMPDVDEVVVQDVSEEQQQAKDGRGARHAACWEFSLSLSMERADLIFPGMVFEGVNINKLRRTFKVVSVNSHTNNVAKFSISSSTIRILAEGDDSAAADESEAFTGGELAVTGVPGLASQISTINRFLKGFTRQFWVKDERESCAFVIHGGHGTGKTFILQKIADTRWGRPFWIKPPDKLAAIRETFKQAHTLQPSVILIDGLEDLISKDRSNRDSVIDVIGEELDALSAEARARNALPQVVVIATCLDYMTDVPAKLQKRSRFRENIALPIPRASERLEILNFFDPPVHPAEKRACLDSVAQKTHAYNGDDLANLVLNAKKILGNRLDEEGLDPCTAGEQFLSKDDMEQALRITRPTAMHDINLKPPTIHWQDVGGQESLKKVLNRMIKNTKNTNPSSRHVLRNPPKGLLLYGPPGCSKTLSAQAMATESGFNFFAVKGAELLNMYVGESERAVRTLFERARAASPSIIFFDEIDSIGGQRGPGSSPSSGGSRSTGAVNMLTTLLTEMDGFEALTGVLVLAATNRPEAMDPALMRPGRFDQVLYVGPPDHAAREAVFGVHLRGLALADDVDVREAARLADGYSGAEIKAICNEAGLAVLDRYDDDETGTAKLEIGMDDLVAAMERTPRNITSFMISGYENWSRQFRRK, encoded by the exons ATGGTAAAAAAAAGCATCGACGCAAAAGTGCGTCCGCTCGCCAACCCGGCCCTCGAAAAGGCgagcctcctcggcgccgcccgccTCTACGTCAGCAAGGAATCCCTCATCGCGCTCACCAATGGCCTGGAAAACGGCAGGCCATGCGTCGTCGAGAAGCTGGAGGACCAGGCGCAGGGCCCGGTCAGGAGGGAAGCCTCGCTGTGGATTCTGCCCGAGAAGAACCTCAGCCCCAACGTGGTcatgatgacgagggcgTTTCAGGACGCGACGGGCTTCAGGATTGGCGACCAGGTGCGCATCTCGCTGCTGGAGAGCATGCCGGACGTGGACGAGGTGGTTGTGCAGGACGTGAGtgaggagcagcagcaggccaaggacggccGCGGCGCAAGGCATGCCGCCTGTTGGGAGTTTTCGTTGAGTCTGTCCATGG AGCGTGCCGACCTGATTTTCCCGGGCATGGTGTTTGAAGGCGTCAATATCAACAAGCTGCGGCGCACGTTCAAAGTCGTCTCGGTCAACTCGCACACAAACAACGTTGCCAAGTTCAGCATTTCCTCATCGACGATCCGCATCCTGGCAGAGGGAGATGACTCCGCCGCTGCAGATGAATCAGAAGCCTTCACGGGCGGTGAGTTGGCCGTCACCGGCGTGCCTGGCCTCGCCTCGCAAATCAGCACCATCAACCGCTTCCTCAAGGGGTTCACTCGGCAGTTCTGGGTCAAGGATGAGCGAGAGTCGTGCGCCTTTGTCATCCACGGCGGACACGGCACGGGCAAGACCTTTATCCTGCAAAAGATTGCCGATACAAGATGGGGGCGGCCGTTCTGGATCAAACCCCCTGACAAGCTGGCCGCCATTCGGGAAACGTTCAAGCAAGCACACACCCTCCAACCGAGCGTGATCCTCATTGACGGCCTAGAAGACCTCATTTCCAAGGACAGATCGAACCGGGACTCAGTCATCGACGTCATCGGCGAAGAGCTCGACGCCCTGTCCGCCGAAGCCAGAGCCCGCAACGCCCTCCCTcaggtcgtcgtcatcgccacATGTCTGGACTACATGACCGACGTGCCTGCCAAGCTCCAGAAACGCTCCCGTTTCAGAGAGAACATTGCTCTCCCCATCCCCAGAGCCAGCGAACGTCTCGAGATTCTCAACTTCTTCGACCCGCCGGTTCACCCCGCCGAGAAGAGGGCGTGTCTGGACAGCGTGGCGCAAAAGACGCATGCCTACAATGGCGACGATTTAGCAAACCTGGTTTTGAACGCCAAGAAGATTCTCGGCAACAGGCTCGACGAGGAGGGTCTCGATCCCTGTACGGCGGGAGAACAATTCCTCTCCAAGGACGATATGGAGCAGGCATTGAGGATCACGAGGCCCACGGCCATGCACGACATCAATCTGAAGCCGCCGACGATTCATTGGCAGGATGTAGGCGGGCAAGAGAGTCTCAAGAAGGTCCTAAACCGCATGATTAAAAACACCAAG AACACCAACCCCTCAAGCCGACACGTCCTCCGCAACCCTCCAAAGGGCCTCCTCCTCTACGGGCCGCCGGGCTGTTCCAAAACGCTCTCCgcgcaggccatggccaccgagTCCGGGTTCAACTTCTTCGCCGTCAAGggcgccgagctgctcaaCATGTACGTGGGCGAGTCGGAGCGCGCCGTCCGCACGCTGTTCGAGCGGGCGCGCGCCGCCTCCccgtccatcatcttcttcgacGAAATCGACTCCATCGGCGGCCAGCGCGGCCCGGGCTCCTCCCCGTCGTCGGGCGGCTCCCGCTCCACCGGCGCCGTCAACATGCTCACCACGCTGCTCACCGAGATGGACGGCTTCGAGGCGCTGACGggcgtcctcgtcctcgccgccaccaaccGCCCCGAGGCGATGGACCCGGCGCTCATGCGGCCCGGCCGCTTCGACCAGGTCCTCTACGTCGGCCCGCCCGACCACGCGGCGCGCGAGGCCGTCTTCGGCGTGCACCTCAGGGGGCTggccctcgccgacgacgtcgacgtaAGGGAGGCCGCGAGGCTGGCCGACGGCTACTCCGGCGCCGAGATCAAGGCCATTTGCAACGAGGCCgggctggcggtgctggaccgctacgacgacgacgagacggGCACGGCCAAGCTGGAGATTGGCATGGATGACTTGGTCGCCGCCATGGAGAGAACACCCAGGAATATTACGAGTTTCATGATTAGCGGGTATGAGAATTGGTCAAGACAGTTTAGACGCAAGTAG
- the ypt2 gene encoding GTP-binding protein ypt2, whose amino-acid sequence MVNNRNYDFLIKLLLIGDSGVGKSCCLLRFSEDSFTPSFITTIGIDFKIRTIELDGKRVKLQIWDTAGQERFRTITTAYYRGAMGILLVYDVTDERSFNNIRTWFQNVEQHATEGVNRILIGNKCDWEDKRVVSTEQGQALADELGIPFLEVSAKSNINIDKAFYSLAADIKKRLIDSSKNDQATGTGVNVGDKTDAGGSKCC is encoded by the exons ATGGTGAACAATCGCAACTACGACTTCCTG ATTAAGCTGTTGCTAATAGGCGACTCCGGCGTCGGAAAGTCCTGCTGCTTGCTGCGCTTCAGCGAGGACTCCTTCACCCCGTcattcatcaccaccattgGCATCGATTTCAAGATTCGAACTATTGAGCTCGATGGGAAGCGCGTCAAGCTGCAGATATGGGACACTGCCGGCCAAGAGCGATTCCGCACCATTACCACGGCCTACTACCGCGGTGCCATGGGCATTCTGCTAGTCTACGACGTCACCGACGAGCGATCGTTCAACA ATATCCGAACCTGGTTCCAAAATGTTGAACAACATGCCACCGAAGGTGTCAACAGGATCTTGATTGGTAACAAGTGCGACTGGGAGGACAAGCGAGTAGTATCAACAGAGCAGGGCCAGGCTTTGGCCGACGAGCTCGGCATCCCGTTTCTCGAGGTCTCGGCGAAGAGCAATATCAACATCGACAAAGCCTTCTACAGTTTGGCCGCCGATATCAAGAAGCGTCTCATCGATAGCTCCAAGAACGACCAAGCGACCGGTACCGGCGTCAACGTTGGTGATAAGACCGACGCAGGTGGCAGCAAGTGTTGCTAG
- the hsp10 gene encoding heat shock protein, whose protein sequence is MSAMAGTKLSKGSRISNATSIRSIRALAPLLDRVLVQRIKAETKTASGIFLPESSVEKLNEAKVLAVGPGAMDKEGNRLPMGVTVGDRVLIPSFGGSPVKAGEEEYQLFRDSEILAKINE, encoded by the exons ATGTCGGCAATGGCCGGGACAAAGCTCTCAAAGGGTTCACGCATCTCCAAT GCTACTTCAATTCGATCCATCCGAGCCCTCGCTCCTCTCCTGGACCGCGTCCTCGTCCAGCGCATCAAGGCCGAGACCAAGACTGCCAGCGGCATCTTCCTTCCCGAGTCCAGCGTCGAGAAGTTGAATGAGGCCAAGGTTCTGGCCGTTGGCCCTGGGGCTATGGACAAGGAGGGAAACCGCCTGCCCATGGGCGTCACCGTTGGCGACCGTGTCTTGATCCCCTCT TTTGGCGGCTCACCTGTCAAggctggcgaggaggagTACCAGCTGTTCCGTGACAGCGA AATTCTGGCCAAGATCAACGAGTAA
- the oca2 gene encoding Serine/threonine-protein kinase oca2, translating to MLPTAPEPSQTTANAPGDVSEPKDDAPAVRFASSIEEISPSAAAPATSQDQQDYSFSEVAADELKSFTKSLQGRPLQERRMNTFQFEAFSLPPSRVPSREDESADSTRLPTPNSSSFHSPHGSPRLSALASPPLTPAGSGPSIVSEKRISRGPSDKGPSSGDPQIITPQASSSHDRSPVVEERKQLTHRPASSDNVMRRSSSVEDHRSHRRGMFGVGAGSVPVSRESSPSRSSASNFYSKPVTPGGDANDPYAKGKRPPQQSHPTRHTIDPRFVFSRKKKHGSPGSSKTSLTDKRASGVFGKSDEHLTVEGAGAGSGHTPQGSMADLKRFFRMSGHNQHHHHKKRDQSPASGTRTPPTSRSANQQLPFSDDHGLSSRYGKLGKVLGAGAGGSVRLMRRKEDNTVFAVKEFRARHSYETEKEYNKKVTAEFCVGSTLHHGNIIETLDILQEKGRWFEVMEYAPFDLFAIVMTGRMSREEIRCCFLQILNGVTYLHSVGLAHRDLKLDNVVVSDKGIMKIIDFGSAHVFKYPFENGTVSAKGIVGSDPYLAPEVYDVKEYDAAAVDIWSLAIIFCCMTLRRFPWKIPRMTDNSFKLFAADPTPGHDPTKLITHSKSTGNLSSTVAREFLTDEDLKEKGHRNHSHHSHHQGHGHSHGKENAEAPSTAESHSQQAQNQGAAGERKEIIRGPWRILRLLPRESRHIVHRMLDLDPKTRAKMDEILSESWVADTVICQQLENGEVIPAEDHTHVLEPPASQQQQSKT from the exons ATGCTACCAACAGCCCCAGAGCCATCGCAGACGACTGCGAATGCTCCGGGCGACGTCTCTGAACCCAAGGATGATGCTCCGGCAGTTCGCTTTGCCTCTTCCATAGAGGAAATCTCGCCATCCGCTGCAGCCCCCGCCACgagccaagaccaacaagacTATAGCTTCTCCGAGGTTGCTGCTGACGAGCTTAAATCATTTACCAAATCTCTGCAAGGTCGCCCTCTTCAAGAGAGGCGTATGAATACGTTCCAATTCGAGGCCTTTTCTCTCCCCCCATCCAGA GTTCCGTCCCGGGAAGACGAGTCGGCGGATTCAACGAGACTCCCAACACCCAATTCTTCCAGCTTCCATTCGCCCCATGGCAGCCCAAGGCTCTCTGCGTTGGCGTCCCCGCCTCTTACACCCGCCGGTTCGGGCCCGTCCATAGTGTCTGAGAAGAGAATTTCCAGAGGACCATCCGACAAGGGTCCTAGCTCTGGCGACCCCCAGATAATCACTCCTCAGGCCTCGTCTTCGCACGATAGGTCTCCTGTGGTTGAGGAGCGCAAGCAACTTACTCACCGACCTGCTTCTTCGGACAATGTTATGAGACGCTCCTCCTCTGTTGAGGACCACAGGTCTCATAGAAGGGGCATGTTTGGTGTCGGCGCTGGCTCCGTTCCCGTCTCTCGAGAGTCCAGCCCGTCGCGAAGCTCCGCGTCCAACTTCTATTCAAAGCCTGTCACACCTGGCGGGGACGCAAATGATCCATACGCCAAAGGAAAGCGACCTCCACAGCAATCGCACCCTACACGACACACAATTGACCCTcgctttgtcttttccaggaagaagaagcatgGATCCCCAGGCAGCTCAAAGACGAGCCTAACTGATAAGCGTGCTTCAGGCGTGTTTGGCAAAAGCGACGAACATCTCACTGTCGAGGGTGCAGGAGCTGGTTCTGGCCACACTCCACAAGGGTCTATGGCGGATTTGAAGCGGTTTTTCAGAATGTCTGGCCATaaccaacatcaccaccacaaGAAGAGGGATCAATCCCCTGCCTCAGGCACCAGAACACCTCCTACGTCTCGATCTGCGAACCAGCAACTTCCCTTCAGTGACGACCACGGTCTATCGTCAAGATATGGCAAGCTTGGCAAGGTTCTTGGCGCCGGTGCCGGAGGATCAGTCAGATTAATGCGACGCAAGGAGGACAACACGGTTTTCGCAGTCAAAGAGTTCAGGGCCAGACATAGCTACGAGACGGAGAAGGAATATAACAAAAAGGTCACTGCCGAATTTTGCGTCGGTTCAACGCTCCATCATGGAAATATTATTGAGACTCTGGACATTCTCCAGGAGAAGGGCCGATGGTTCGAAGTCATGGAATATGCGCCATTTGATCTATTTGCCATTGTCATGACGGGCAGAATGAGTCGAGAGGAAATCCGATGTTGCTTCTTACAGATTTTAAACGGTGTCACCTACCTGCACAGCGTGGGACTGGCACATCGGGATTTGAAGCTGGACAATGTTGTCGTCAGTGATAAGGGTATCATGAAGATTATTGATTTTGGCAGTGCCCATGTCTTCAAGTATCCCTTTGAGAACGGCACTGTTTCTGCCAAAG GCATTGTTGGCTCTGACCCATATCTGGCTCCAGAAGTTTATGACGTGAAGGAGTATGATGCAGCGGCTGTAGACATTTGGTCACTGGCCATCATTTTCTGTTGCATGACTTTGCGGCGCTTCCCTTGGAAGATTCCGAGAATGACAGATAACTCTTTCAAGCTTTTTGCAGCCGATCCCACTCCCGGACACGACCCGACAAAACTCATTACGCACTCTAAATCAACTGGGAACTTGTCCAGCACAGTAGCTAGGGAGTTCTTGACGGACGAGGAtttgaaagaaaaaggtCATCGCAATCACTCTCACCATTCACACCACCAAGGTCATGGCCACTCGCATGGAAAGGAAAACGCAGAAGCTCCATCTACGGCAGAATCCCACAGCCAGCAGGCTCAGAACCAAGGCGCCGCAGGAGAACGCAAGGAAATTATACGCGGCCCTTGGAGAATTCTCAGATTGTTGCCGCGAGAAAGTCGCCACATCGTTCATCGTATGCTCGACCTTGACCCCAAGACTCGTGCTAAGATGGACGAAATTTTGAGCGAGTCGTGGGTTGCAGATACTGTTATATGCCAACAGCTGGAGAATGGTGAAGTCATCCCTGCCGAGGACCATACGCACGTGCTCGAGCCGCCCGCctcccagcagcagcaatcTAAGACATAA
- the mrpl19 gene encoding 54S ribosomal protein L19: protein MSKAKGATGAVDQVVKLIVGAGQASPSPPVGPALGSKGVKSMDFCKEFNARTAHITPGTPMPCRVTVRPDRSFHFDLRTPQTSWLLLNAVEAPRNKKGNRKGASKPGHETVGTISLKHVYEIAKIKQSELRLSGLSLEGLCRSIIYQARSIGINVVA from the exons ATGTCCAAAGCAAAGGGCGCAACTGGCGCCGTTGACCAGGTGGTCAAATTGATTGTTGGAGCTGGCCAGGCGAGTCCCAGTCCGCCGGTTGGTCCTGCACTGGGAAGTAAGGGTGTCAAGTCGATGGATTTCTGCAAG GAGTTCAATGCCAGGACCGCACACATAACCCCCGGCACGCCGATGCCTTGTCGAGTCACTGTTCGACCGGACAGATCATTCCACTTTGATCTGCGAACGCCACAAACTTCATGGCTTCTTTTGAATGCTGTTGAAGCACCGCGGAATAAGAAAGGAAACAGAAAGGGTGCCAGCAAACCGGGTCACGAGACGGTCGGAACCATAAGTTTGAAGCATGTGTACGAAATCGCAAAGATCAAGCAGTCAGAATTACGGCTTTCCGGTCTTTCTTTAGAGGGATTGTGCAGGTCAATCATTTATCAAGCGAGGTCGATCGGTATCAACGTTGTGGCATAG